A section of the Epinephelus moara isolate mb chromosome 3, YSFRI_EMoa_1.0, whole genome shotgun sequence genome encodes:
- the rnasekb gene encoding ribonuclease kappa-B, with protein MPSLLFCGPKMAACGIVISIWGVIMLAMLGIFFSAKSAVLIEDVPFTEEDIRNDKNPPQNIYSLYNQVGINCFIAAAIYVAVGAVSLCQVRLNKRQEYMVT; from the exons ATGCCGTCGCTTCTGTTCTGCGGGCCGAAGATGGCCGCGTGCGGGATAGTGATCAGCATCTGGGGGGTCATCATGCTG GCCATGCTGGGAATCTTCTTCAGTGCGAAGTCGGCAGTGCTGATCGAGGACGTCCCGTTCACTGAGGAGGACATCCGTAACGA TAAAAATCCTCCTCAGAACATCTACAGTCTGTACAACCAGGTCGGCATCAACTGCTTCATCGCCGCCGCCATCTACGTGGCGGTGGGCGCTGTCTCGCTCTGCCAGGTCCGACTCAACAAGCGTCAGGAGTACATGGTGACATAA
- the LOC126388324 gene encoding uncharacterized protein LOC126388324 isoform X2, whose protein sequence is MSHIWEEEWKKDLRSILMDLREEQFDTTLELLTKIPRCHKTGESKSREKMPQIICEHYSLLDSIAAISDIIERIPRNDEPVQSLLRPHVEKMRKEREKESQGQKRKREERDDVPTDVAPLQSKILNQQRSSQPNMDRNTPSQLEMEAQKLIYPESPVYSIKEAKSAADRTEVTVEGTVTDIHPVEKVKVKHKQEKTKKQTFQLEDETDSIGICMWGDATEQCKGLSPGDVIKVSNMKTKKYYDNISLDSTGYTRIDKVQSVGTHNAKIQVMGIIKATKKETHLEAEFNQQVHTLVVASRLLANAFGFDLKGDFKESLLNKMPLSADAEIQGQKITKITAVEEM, encoded by the exons ATGTCGCATATTTGggaagaagagtggaagaaAGATCTGCGCTCCATCCTGATGGATCTGCGTGAAGAGCAGTTTGATACGACGCTGGAACTTTTAACTAAAATCCCGCGATGTCATAAGACTGGTGAGTCCAAGTCCAGAGAAAAGATGCCCCAGATAATCTGTGAGCACTACTCTCTACTGGACTCCATCGCTGCAATCAGTGATATAATCGAGCGAATACCGAGGAATGATGAGCCTGTCCAGAGCCTGCTGCGCCCCCATGTGGAGAAAATGAGGAAGGAGCGCGAGAAAGAGAGCCAAG ggCAGAAGAGGAAACGTGAAGAGAGGGATGACGTGCCGACAGATGTGGCCCCACTTCAGTCTAAAATCCTGA ATCAGCAGAGGAGCTCCCAACCCAACATG GACAGAAACACTCCTTCTCAG CTGGAGATGGAAGCACAGAAGCTGATTTATCCTGAGAGCCCAGTTTACTCCATTAAAGAAGCCAAATCAGCTGCTGACAGGACCGAAGTGACTGTGGAAGGAACCGTCACAGAC ATTCATCCTGTGGAAAAAGTTAAGGTGAAGCACAAACAGGAGAAGACAAAGAAGCAAACTTTCCAGCTGGAAGATGAGACCGATTCCATCGGGATCTGCATGTGGGGCGACGCCACCGAGCAGTGCAAAGGATTATCACCCGGAGATGTCATTAAGGTTTCCAACATGAAGACCAAGAAGTACTATGACAACATTTCCCTGGACTCAACTGGATACACCAGAATTGACAAG GTTCAAAGTGTCGGCACCCACAATGCGAAGATTCAGGTTATGGGAATCATTAAAGCCACGAAGAAGGAGACTCACCTGGAGGCAGAGTTCAACCAACAGGTGCACACGTTGGTTGTGGCCTCTCGACTTCTGGCAAACGCATTTGGCTTCGACCTGAAGGGAGATTTTAAAGAAAGTCTCCTTAATAAAATGCCACTCTCAGCAGATGCAGAAATACAAGGACAGAAAATTACCAAAATTACAGCTGTTGAAGAGATGTAA
- the LOC126388324 gene encoding uncharacterized protein LOC126388324 isoform X1, which translates to MSHIWEEEWKKDLRSILMDLREEQFDTTLELLTKIPRCHKTGESKSREKMPQIICEHYSLLDSIAAISDIIERIPRNDEPVQSLLRPHVEKMRKEREKESQGQKRKREERDDVPTDVAPLQSKILNQQRSSQPNMDRNTPSQKISICDVKSTGILETQFIAAKVVQKSGLRTYRTKAKEKKCLFYLGVADETGSIKMTVYGKDHDKKLKEGSSYLFRKLIQDESGPKVTTSSIVSQTRSVDVPEQLEMEAQKLIYPESPVYSIKEAKSAADRTEVTVEGTVTDIHPVEKVKVKHKQEKTKKQTFQLEDETDSIGICMWGDATEQCKGLSPGDVIKVSNMKTKKYYDNISLDSTGYTRIDKVQSVGTHNAKIQVMGIIKATKKETHLEAEFNQQVHTLVVASRLLANAFGFDLKGDFKESLLNKMPLSADAEIQGQKITKITAVEEM; encoded by the exons ATGTCGCATATTTGggaagaagagtggaagaaAGATCTGCGCTCCATCCTGATGGATCTGCGTGAAGAGCAGTTTGATACGACGCTGGAACTTTTAACTAAAATCCCGCGATGTCATAAGACTGGTGAGTCCAAGTCCAGAGAAAAGATGCCCCAGATAATCTGTGAGCACTACTCTCTACTGGACTCCATCGCTGCAATCAGTGATATAATCGAGCGAATACCGAGGAATGATGAGCCTGTCCAGAGCCTGCTGCGCCCCCATGTGGAGAAAATGAGGAAGGAGCGCGAGAAAGAGAGCCAAG ggCAGAAGAGGAAACGTGAAGAGAGGGATGACGTGCCGACAGATGTGGCCCCACTTCAGTCTAAAATCCTGA ATCAGCAGAGGAGCTCCCAACCCAACATG GACAGAAACACTCCTTCTCAG AAGATATCCATCTGTGATGTGAAATCCACCGGAATCCTTGAGACACAATTCATTGCTGCAAAAGTTGTACAGAAATCCGGGCTGCGCACATACAGAACCAAAGCGAAAGAGaaaaagtgtttattttatcTGGGGGTTGCAGATGAAACAGGCAGCATTAAAATGACGGTATACGGAAAAGATCACGATAAAAAATTAAAGGAGGGGAGCTCCTACTTGTTCAGGAAGCTAATACAAGATGAGTCTGGCCCTAAGGTTACCACATCTAGCATAGTATCACAGACACGTTCTGTCGATGTCCCAGAGCAGCTGGAGATGGAAGCACAGAAGCTGATTTATCCTGAGAGCCCAGTTTACTCCATTAAAGAAGCCAAATCAGCTGCTGACAGGACCGAAGTGACTGTGGAAGGAACCGTCACAGAC ATTCATCCTGTGGAAAAAGTTAAGGTGAAGCACAAACAGGAGAAGACAAAGAAGCAAACTTTCCAGCTGGAAGATGAGACCGATTCCATCGGGATCTGCATGTGGGGCGACGCCACCGAGCAGTGCAAAGGATTATCACCCGGAGATGTCATTAAGGTTTCCAACATGAAGACCAAGAAGTACTATGACAACATTTCCCTGGACTCAACTGGATACACCAGAATTGACAAG GTTCAAAGTGTCGGCACCCACAATGCGAAGATTCAGGTTATGGGAATCATTAAAGCCACGAAGAAGGAGACTCACCTGGAGGCAGAGTTCAACCAACAGGTGCACACGTTGGTTGTGGCCTCTCGACTTCTGGCAAACGCATTTGGCTTCGACCTGAAGGGAGATTTTAAAGAAAGTCTCCTTAATAAAATGCCACTCTCAGCAGATGCAGAAATACAAGGACAGAAAATTACCAAAATTACAGCTGTTGAAGAGATGTAA